Part of the Quercus robur chromosome 5, dhQueRobu3.1, whole genome shotgun sequence genome, acatttaaattttacaaaaccctCTCTTTTGATCTTATATTCTcttgctttttagttttttttttttttttaatttttgtttggagagagataaaaatagagcaaaaatacatttttatccTCATTTTTAACAGAAATGGGTTACAGAAGGCTAACGATGCAAACCTCAAGTTGGCAAAGTGACACTTTTCAAACCACAAGTAGGTGACATAAATTTGGGCCAAACCACATGTGAGTTTATTgtaattacccaaaaaatatatatatttgcatagGCGTTATCCAAATTGGGATATACattgtagtaaaattttattttgactaatgGGTTGTTAATCTAAtgtgatttattttttgagtttataGGCAAATTTGGTCGGCTAATTTGCATAAACCAATGTGAATGCTCACTCATGTTTTGATTCCGCATTATTCTAGTACCTGGGGTTATTGTATTGGGTCGTCAAACCTTTTGCCAGTAATTAATCGAGAATTTTTGTTCAAGAATGTTGAAAAGAATACCAAGACAAATATGTGTTTTCTGCAGCAACTGACTTCCAAGCAGGAAACTAGCACCCAGTATCAGGGCAAGCTGCAGGTCTGTGCAGCTGAGCGTGGCATCACAGCATCAGGGTGCAGCACAACATGCACCACAGGAGCAGGGAAGGTTGCAACTGAAGGCAGGACACAATGCATTACAGTATCAGAGGAAAAACAGAGACTTAATCCTAAGCAATGAAGACTTGATGGAGACAATCCCTTATCATGATCAGATTATACATTCTATACAAGGAATGATGCCAAGTGGGATGGTAGTTACAGGTTGATGTACACGTGTCATAGCTAGGTAGTTTTAGTTGTAAGCGTTACTCCTGAAATTCAGGGGGTTAGTTGTTTGCTTTACTTTGTACATGATTGTATATAAAAGGGATGGGCATAGTTAATTAGTTCAATTTGGATAGTAATCTTTTCAATCAATGAAAATCAGTttctatttagagagagagtCCTGAATTTTACAAAGAaacttttaaaatgttttgCTCCAAAATGAATTTGTGATAAGTTACACCTTGTAGtaaaatatcaatttgtaatttagtatCCAAAGAAAAATGCTATTAACCTAATCTCTCTTAATTTACTCCACCCATATTCCACTTCTTTTATTATCAACTCCACATGTGAAGAGGCCATCGATTTTCAGCACAATTGTCCATTCCTGttcttttaataataactttGCTATGTGAGATTAACATCTGGAATAAAATTAGAATTCTGACCATCAATAGGGTCTCATctaaataaaaccctaaacatcATTATAAAGAGTAAAGATCTGACACTTTGTGCTAATTAATCAAATTCCaacacaaaagaagaaacaagctgtccttaaaaaaaattgaaaaagctcCAAACCCATCTTATTTTTACAGATGAGAGCAAAAAAATCTGAGCACACATCATTACAATCGCTAGCAAACTATCAATACACCCTTGTCACCATgacattcccccccccccccccccccccccaaaaaaaaaaaacaaactctTTTTAAAGGCAACCACTCAACCAGCTTTTTTCTTAAACGTACGTAACACAGAAAATTATGGAAATTGCTTTTGGTGTGTCCTAGTGAGAAAGAGCTTATGGAAACTCTCTCCTAGACATCTCAATTCTCaatcccataaaataaaaaataaaaaaatggccACCCTGATTCTTATCTCAATATCTCTAGAGGAACcataattttcacaaaatagtTCACAAAAATCGAGATAAAAGGTTAAGAATCAATAATAAAGAGATATTAATGATAGATCTAAATGAGAATCAAAGCAAAAACTTATCCGCTCAACTATTGTTAAAATAGTTgcctatagcattactcttgtTAGCATAGAGAAGCATCACGATAAATCACCGTGTGGTGTTGATTCGAAGTATGCGAGCACAGCTATAAACAGAGCAAACGGCTTGCATTGCCATCATGACCAAAAGCATAACCGCAGCCAGAAATGTGAGAAACTGCCAAGACCCAAAAACGTAAATCTTAAAGAACTTTCCACTTTTGACACTCCATCTGCCATTGTAATGCTTGTTCACATCTTCAATCACTTTGTCCAAAAATGGTACTTTTGTCAATCTGATTGACTTGCTCATTCCATTCCAAAGGTTTGCCACCTCTCCATCGCTCTTCATTCGGTTCAAAATGATCCCTCTTTCTCTAAGTACTTTCACATCCTCCTCAGTATCAATAATACCATTCATTAACTCAGTGTAACGTGTAAAAACCAATGGCCCTGATGCATTTGAAGCTTCATATGCCACTAAGTTTTTCAATATCACCTCAGTGTTAACATCTAAACTAACGGTGGGGAGGTAAAAAGTGACTGTCTTTACGTCAAAAGTAATGGTTAAAATGCTACCATTTGTGGGTAAGAATTTGACTCCAGCTTTTGAGAGATCACTCACAGAAGGGATTGTGATTTCCTCTACCAATGGTGGTTTATTGATGTTATTGTTTAAGCCTGAAGTTTCATCTTCTGGCTTGACCCCTGCTTTGtcttgagagaaaaagaaatactcAACGGGTTGTTTTAAGATTGCGAATCCGGGAAGGTTAGAGAGGATTGTCCAAGGCAATTTTAGAACGACTTTTACAGGTCTAGAGACTAGTACCTTCTTGATGAGGCTTATTGGACCACGGTTTAGTTTGGAAAGCATGTTCCAAATCACATCGAGAAGTTGTTTCACATAACTTGAATCTGAAGAAGATTTTTCCTTGCCTTGCATGTCTTCATTATGATCCTCAACTTCAATTATTTCTGATGGTTCTTCCACTGTCGGCACGACCATGTGGTACAAAAAGTCTAGCAAGTGTGCACAATCTGGAACTGGAATCTTTGGCAATTCTTCCACACGCTTGAATGGTGAAAGCTCTTTGCATAACCCCACTAACATTGAAAGCAACATATCATCGGCAGCTTCTAAAGATGGGAATTGGAATTCCAACATCTTCCTTAATACAAATAAAGGAATTTGATTCTCTAGCATTACCATATCTCTAAGAATTGTATTATGTGCCGACTTTCTTCCTGCATAGTCCACCAAGTGTGACATCCTAGAGGAAACTCTCGTTATCACCTTTGCTTCTTGAATGGCGTAAATTTGAAGGAACTCAAGCATGAATGATGCATCAATGCCCATCATCCATGCTAAAGTTTCTCCATTGAAGTCCAAGTACTTATGATAGCACGCTCGGATCCTTGGCTCAATCTTTATCAATTGGTCAACAAGATTTTGGAAGTAAAGACATTGGAGTTGCTTTTGAGATCTTTTTGCTGCAGCTAGCTTATACCTTTGCATCTCATAGAGCTCTGGACGCCAATAGTGGTAAGGACCAAGAGCAACTTGTTGTGGAGTATAAGACTCTGGATCACTAACCATAAGGGCTTTAGGGACATTGAATATGCACACTGGGACTTCGATAGTCTCCTCAATCTCTTCTTCAAGGGTTCGACGGATCTGAATGACCCATCGGATCTCATCAAATTTGGAATCAAATTGTGATGACATTGTGGGTTTTGAAGAAGACAAGTTTGTGATTCTAGGAGAGAGCTTTTGTTGGGAAGGCAGTTTTGGTGTATTGAATATTGGTGAAGGAGTTAGAAATGAGGCTTTTATTAATAGCATATTAATTAAATACATTACCATCATTAATGCAACGTTAATGGGAAGGGTTTTCAATAAACAGTAAGAGATGCATTTCTCAcggttatattattttacatcTGTGAATTAGAATCTTTCAACTGGCATGGGtcaccttcttttcttttctttttcttcttcttacaGTCTGTCAAAATGTGACTAGTTTTATTCGTTGTATTATGGTGTTACGTATATAGTTAAAATACTTATTATGGATCCatttggatataacttatttttgctgaaattgaaaattgaaaattgaaaactgaaaacactgtagcaaaataatttttaaatgtgtgaatagtaccgtgaaacctatttttaatattttttagtgcgTGAACAGTATTATAAACAGTAATaaacagtgcgtgaacagtgatTTTTATCTCCTAAAAAAGCTGAAATgcgtaaaaataaaaaaaaacgcATAACACAAAATGCGGACGCAATAATTCCTATCCCAACCGCACCTATACGTGCTATGCATGTGATTAATGAgggtaaatataaaaatactacTTATTTGTCATTTGCCTAACATAAtgaagtatttttattttcacgTGTAACATGAAATTTTtctacaattatatatatatcaagttgTTGCCAAAAACAACCCCACCAATCACTTTCAAGTGTTTCAAATGTAGCTAGCTAGAACAACATtgtagagaagaaacaaaaaaaaaagttcgatGCACCTGtatcacaaaattaaaagacaattaaacCTCGTTTTTCCTTGACTTTAACACAAAGGAAAAATGACCTTGTAACTTGTCAAACTTGTCTTGCAAAAACGGTAGTCAAAAGATTATTAAAATGATTATAATATGCTACTTCTGAAagtcatgtttttctttttgatagagATTGAAGGGctgctttattttatttgtgtgtgttCAATTTGGGAGTGCATAATGTGCCCGTTTGTTTGCACTTTCCTCAGGAAAAAACACTTTTtgaaaccaaataaataatatatgcGTTTGGTAAGATTTTAAAAGAGGGAATGGGCAGAGTAGCAACCACTGGCACaagtaggggtgtcaatgttcgacccaacccgcgaacacgacacgaacccaacacgggttttttcgggttagggttggaccttaatgggtttgggtcataaacgggtcgacccgaaagcgacacgataagaaacgtgtcataagcaggtcaacccgcgtaacccacaatagacacgtttgacacgccaatttatttgtgtcaacccgaaatgacccACATAACACAAtccgtttaactcgtataacaaataaatatttattttattttaaatttaaaaagaaaagtgagtaattacaaaaatttacaaggcatataatttgaaattgaaactttatagACCTTAGAgctactaatacttttttttttttttttttggcatagaacttgcacaaatgaaaatggatgagcttgtggaaggtgttatgaatttggacatcaacaaagaatctatggatgataatcatagtcatagtcaggattagtctactgtttgctcaaattctttcaatattgattcttagcatttggcgagtttcaaggatattatatttttgttgaactatgttattttatttttgttaagctTTTTTTATTCTGAAGCCAAACTTAGAAACCATAGGTACCACAAGTTACATGATGGCTATAAAACTAGTAATTACCTATGAAAATTCTGGCTTGAATATGTTCAGCCTTAAGATcacattactttttttcccccactTTACGACTATGTGATTTAACTAACATAGTAACTTGACTTGAACAGGTGCACAATGCCTGAAATTGATATAATCCTATACCACGGCGGTCCGCTTAAGAATGCCAATTCGAACAAGGGATTGCCATTTGAAGGGCCGGGTATAAAGACCTATTATACCCAAATTGATCGTAGGTTGAAGACccttgatgaattgaagaagaTTGTCTTGGAAGAGTTGTGTGAGAATCTTGCTGTGCACAACGTACAAATTACTTATCATATGCCAAATGAAATCCTGAAACACCGGATTAATTACAAGTATATGGCGATAGAAACAGACAAACATGTAAAGATCATGTTTGACAAGTTGGAGAGAATAGCTAAAGTAACTAACATTGAGTTGTACATACATTGGAGCCGCGTGCAGTCTAGCAAGAGGATATCCAACAAACAACCACAAGCTTACAGGTTACGGTTCCGGATGCTCAATATGAGTATTCTACACATGTAGAGGATGATGATGTTCATGTTGATGGTGATGTTCATGCCAATGacgacaatgatgatgatgatgatgacgccTATGTTGATGAGACTACTTCCATTAAcaatgatgatgacgatgatgatgacgacTATGTTGATGAGAATATTGCTATTAACGGTGAAGATTTTGTGGATAGAGATGAGTATGAAGACACAATTGGCAGAGACCTTGGGGACTTTAAGAGGGACATTAATGACGATGAGACATTGGATGGTAGTGAACCTTATGCAGACAATGTTATTAGTGTCCAAAACATTACGAACACAATCCCTGCCTACACACCTCCTACGTTGTCATTCTCTGCAAATACTTGAGAAAATATGGTTGATCTTTCACATATTGATATGCCATTTGTGTCTACTTGGAGAGAGGGGATGAATTTGtgcaaagggttgacttttgccaATAAAGAGAAGGTGAAGCGCGTATTAACAACTTGTGCcctcaaggaaaacaaacattttacGATCATTAGGTCAACAACGAAAAAACTTTGTGCGAAATGCATGCATGAGTCATGCAAGTGGTATGTCTGCGCAGTTATGAAGCCCGATCTCTACCAACTATGGATGGTCACCGTGTATGTGAGTCCTCACACGTGTATACCGACTGGGGTGCGAAATGATGGTAGAATGAtgagttgtaattttattgCATCAGACATCCCTCAGAAGTTATGTGAGGATCACACTACCCCAGT contains:
- the LOC126729062 gene encoding putative UPF0481 protein At3g02645, producing MSSQFDSKFDEIRWVIQIRRTLEEEIEETIEVPVCIFNVPKALMVSDPESYTPQQVALGPYHYWRPELYEMQRYKLAAAKRSQKQLQCLYFQNLVDQLIKIEPRIRACYHKYLDFNGETLAWMMGIDASFMLEFLQIYAIQEAKVITRVSSRMSHLVDYAGRKSAHNTILRDMVMLENQIPLFVLRKMLEFQFPSLEAADDMLLSMLVGLCKELSPFKRVEELPKIPVPDCAHLLDFLYHMVVPTVEEPSEIIEVEDHNEDMQGKEKSSSDSSYVKQLLDVIWNMLSKLNRGPISLIKKVLVSRPVKVVLKLPWTILSNLPGFAILKQPVEYFFFSQDKAGVKPEDETSGLNNNINKPPLVEEITIPSVSDLSKAGVKFLPTNGSILTITFDVKTVTFYLPTVSLDVNTEVILKNLVAYEASNASGPLVFTRYTELMNGIIDTEEDVKVLRERGIILNRMKSDGEVANLWNGMSKSIRLTKVPFLDKVIEDVNKHYNGRWSVKSGKFFKIYVFGSWQFLTFLAAVMLLVMMAMQAVCSVYSCARILRINTTR